The following are encoded together in the Echeneis naucrates chromosome 9, fEcheNa1.1, whole genome shotgun sequence genome:
- the LOC115048615 gene encoding gamma-crystallin M2-like isoform X2, translated as MTSTGMNMMSRIIFYEDRNFQGRSYECMSDCPDMSSYLSRCHSCRVERGCFMVYDRTNYMGNQYFLRRGEYSDYMSMMGMSDCIRSCRMIPMYRGSYRMRIYERENFGGQMYELMDDCDNIMDRYRMNNCMSCNVMDGHWLMYEQPHFRGRMMYMRPGEYRNFMNMGMSGMSGMRFMSMRRITDSCY; from the exons ATGACTTCCACCGGCATGAACATGATGAGCAGG ATCATCTTCTACGAGGACAGGAACTTCCAGGGTCGTTCCTACGAGTGCATGAGCGACTGCCCCGACATGTCCTCCTACCTGAGCAGGTGCCACTCCTGCCGGGTGGAGAGAGGCTGCTTCATGGTCTACGACCGCACCAACTACATGGGCAACCAGTACTTCCTGAGGAGGGGCGAGTACTCCGACTACATGAGCATGATGGGAATGAGCGACTGCATCAGGTCCTGCCGTATGATCCCCATG TACAGGGGCTCCTACAGGATGAGGATCTACGAGAGGGAGAACTTCGGAGGCCAGATGTACGAGCTGATGGACGACTGCGACAACATCATGGACCGCTACCGCATGAACAACTGCATGTCCTGCAACGTGATGGACGGACACTGGCTGATGTACGAGCAGCCCCACTTCAGAGGCAGGATGATGTACATGAGGCCCGGAGAGTACAGGAACTTCATGAACATGGGCATGAGCGGCATGAGCGGCATGAGGTTCATGAGCATGAGGCGCATCACTGACTCCTGCTATTAG
- the pmpca gene encoding mitochondrial-processing peptidase subunit alpha produces the protein MAAHMSRCRTWSRFQRFGIAAYRKYSSGSRYPNISLSSPLPGIPKPVFASVDGQEKYETKITTLENGLRIASQNKFGQFCTVGILVNSGSRYEAKYPSGIAHFLEKLSFSSTAQYGSKDEILLTLEKHGGICDCQTSRDTTMYAVSAEVKGLDTVVSLLSDAVLQPRLLDEEIEMTKMVVRFELEDLNMRPDPEPLLTEMIHAAAYRGNTVGLPRFCPVDNVDKIDRKMLHSYLRNYYSPERMVLAGVGIEHEQLVECARKYLLDVKPVWGTSTVANVDQSVAQYTGGIVKMEKDMSDVSLGPTPIPELTHIMIGLETCSFLEDDFIPFAVLNMMMGGGGSFSAGGPGKGMFTRLYLNVLNRHHWMYNATSYHHSYEDSGLLCIHASADPRQVREMVEIITREFIQMAGSAGEMELERAKTQLKSMLMMNLESRPVIFEDVGRQVLSTGRRKLPHELCDLISNVTSSDIKRVTTKMLRSKPAVAALGDLTELPSYEHIQAALSSKDGRLPRMYRLFR, from the exons ATGGCGGCTCACATGTCGAGGTGCAGAACCTGGAGTCGTTTTCAGAG gttTGGGATCGCAGCTTACAGGAAGTacagcagtggcagcagatACCCAAATATCTCCCTCTCCTCACCGCTACCTGGGATCCCTAAACCGGTGTTTGCATCTGTGGATGGCCAGGAAAAATATGAGACCAAAATCACTACTCTAGAAAATGGCCTCAGAATTGCCTCTCAAAACAAGTTTGGTCAATTCTGCACAGTTGGAA ttttagtAAACTCTGGATCCAGATATGAAGCAAAATACCCAAGTGGAATAGCACATTTCTTAGAGAAACTTTCCTTCTCT TCCACAGCTCAGTATGGAAGTAAAGATGAAATCCTGCTCACTCTGGAAAAGCATGGAGGGATATGTGACTGCCAAACATCGAG GGACACCACCATGTATGCGGTGTCTGCTGAAGTGAAAGGTCTGGACACAGTGGTCAGTCTTCTCTCAGATGCTGTTCTGCAGCCTCGCCTGCTGG ATGAAGAGATCGAGATGACCAAAATGGTGGTACGCTTTGAGTTAGAGGACTTAAACATGAGGCCGGATCCTGAACCTTTACTTACTGAGATGATCCACGCT GCTGCATATCGAGGCAACACGGTGGGACTTCCTCGCTTTTGTCCCGTAGACAACGTGGACAAGATTGACCGGAAAATGCTCCACAGCTACCTGCGTAACTATTACAGTCCTGAGCGGATGGTGCTGGCCGGAGTTGGCATCGAACACGAGCAGCTGGTGGAGTGTGCCAGGAAATACTTGCTGGACGTGAAGCCTGTGTGGGGAACGAGCACCGTGGCCAACGTGGACCAGTCTGTCGCACAGTACACTGGTGGCATTGTCAAG ATGGAGAAGGATATGTCTGACGTGAGTCTTGGCCCCACCCCGATCCCAGAGCTCACCCACATCATGATCGGCCTGGAGACCTGCTCcttcctg GAGGACGACTTCATCCCGTTCGCAGTGCTCAATATGATGATGGGTGGAGGAGGCTCCTTCTCTGCAGGAGGACCCGGGAAAGGCATGTTCACTCGCCTGTACCTGAACGTGCTCAACAG GCATCACTGGATGTACAACGCCACCTCCTACCATCACAGCTACGAGGACAGCGGCCTGCTGTGTATCCATGCCAGTGCAGACCCCAGACAG GTGCGGGAGATGGTTGAAATAATAACCAGAGAGTTCATTCAAATGGCTGGAAGTGCAGGAGAG ATGGAGCTGGAGAGAGCTAAGACTCAACTCAAGTCCATGTTGATGATGAACCTCGAGTCACGGCCGGTTATTTTTGAGGATGTTGGTCGGCAGGTTCTGTCCACAGGAAGGAGAAAGCTGCCACATGAACTGTGTGATCTAATAA GCAATGTGACATCCAGCGATATTAAACGCGTCACCACTAAGATGCTGCGCAGTAAACCTGCAGTAGCAGCTCTGGGGGACCTGACGGAGCTGCCCTCCTACGAACACATCCAGGCCGCCCTGTCCAGCAAGGACGGACGTCTGCCCCGCATGTACCGTCTCTTCCGATAG
- the inpp5e gene encoding phosphatidylinositol polyphosphate 5-phosphatase type IV isoform X2 encodes MTENGEDIGLHQHYKTPDKGDSVTDSRPLKTSLVDVKPSKEHNDVPALTARNTEGEISPYQPRPPSLPRQSSKSGSVVEPVRNRRLRNSQESLSDPTETGSSTDSLKGDQTLPGLGGFAVNSTAPIRHQDSRSPVFRERGSSLSEYERRPHSQQSDPTDQRVRSAKVRLSPVHPMGPLPALEKSFVSATLRAANRIDRDCLDYATLAKENLGERLHRNLSDSRLLENMGSDSASVNSMRSNYSVLSPIRPQDVRNRSFLEGSVLGSGALLGAEELDRYFPDRRVGIYIITWNMQGERGLPANLDDLLLPTDSEFAQDFYIIGVQEGCPDRREWETRLQETLGPYYVMLYAASHGVLYLTVFVRRDLIWFCSEVEHATVTTRIISQIKTKGAVGIAFTFFGTSFLFITSHFTSGDAKVYERILDYNKIVEALALPKGLPDTNPYRSTPSDVTTRFDQVFWFGDFNFRLNKDRTGVETLMNIAGDGNMGPLLEHDQLCREMKDGSIFKGFLEAPIHFLPTYKFDIGCDIYDTTSKQRTPSYTDRILFRNRQTDDIKVVKYTSCSSIKTSDHRPVIGVFQVKLRPGRDNIPLGAGQFDRGLYLEGIRRRITRELKRREAMKSQSSSTICTIS; translated from the exons ATGACTGAGAATGGAGAGGACATTGGCCTCCATCAGCACTACAAAACTCCTGACAAAGGAGACTCTGTCACTGACAGCAGGCCACTCAAGACCTCCTTAGTAGATGTCAAACCCTCCAAGGAACACAATGATGTCCCTGCACTCACAGCTagaaacacagagggagagatcAGTCCATACCAACCTCGGCCACCCTCTTTACCCAGGCAGTCCAGCAAAAGTGGCTCAGTTGTGGAGCCAGTGAGAAACAGGAGGCTGAGAAACAGCCAAGAGAGTCTGAGTGACCCAACTGAGACAGGCTCCTCCACAGACTCACTTAAAGGGGACCAAACACTTCCAGGGCTGGGGGGGTTTGCTGTGAATAGTACTGCACCTATCAGGCACCAGGACTCCA GATCCCCAGTCTTCcgggagagagggagcagccTCTCAGAGTATGAAAGGAGGCCTCACAGTCAGCAGAGCGACCCCACAGACCAACGGGTGCGGTCCGCCAAGGTGCGTCTGTCTCCGGTTCATCCCATGGGGCCACTGCCTGCTCTAGAGAAGAGTTTTGTGTCAGCCACTTTGAGGGCAGCTAATAGGATTGACAGGGATTGTTTGGATTATGCGACACTAGCCAAAGAGAACCTTGGGGAGAGACTCCACAGGAACCTGAGCGACAGCAGGCTTCTGGAGAACATGGGGTCGGATAGCGCCTCTGTCAACTCCATGAGGTCCAACTACAGCGTGCTCAGCCCCATCAGACCTCAGGATGTGAGGAACAG GAGTTTTCTGGAGGGCAGTGTACTGGGAAGCGGTGCCCTGCTCGGGGCTGAGGAGCTGGACCGCTATTTCCCTGACCGGAGAGTGGGCATCTACATCATCACATGGAACATGCAGGGAGAGAGG GGGCTGCCGGCCAACTTGGATGATCTCCTCCTTCCAACAGACTCTGAGTTTGCACAGGACTTTTATATCATTGGGGTCCAGGAGGGCTGTCCTGACAG GAGGGAGTGGGAGACCCGTCTTCAGGAGACTCTGGGACCTTATTATGTCATGCTGTATGCAGCATCACATGGTGTTTTGTATCTCACTGTATTTGTCAGAAGAGACCTCATCTGGTTCTGCTCAG AAGTGGAACATGCCACAGTCACAACCAGGATCATTTCGCAGATCAAGACCAAAGGGGCTGTGGGAATTGCCTTTACCTTTTTTGGCAcatccttcctcttcatcacatCCCATTTTACCT CTGGAGACGCCAAAGTTTATGAGAGAATACTTGATTACAACAAGATCGTTGAGGCTCTTGCTCTTCCTAAAGGCCTCCCAGACACAAACCCTTACCGCTCCACACCAT CTGACGTCACCACAAGATTCGACCAGGTCTTCTGGTTTGGAGACTTTAACTTCCGGCTGAATAAGGACCGGACTGGTGTAGAGACGCTCATGAACATCGCAGGAGACGGCAATATGGGCCCGCTGTTGGAGCACGACCAGCTCTGCAGAGAGATGAAGGATG GTTCAATCTTCAAAGGCTTTCTGGAGGCACCAATACATTTCCTTCCCACGTACAAATTTGACATCGGCTGCGACATCTACGACACGACTTCTAAACAGAGAACACCTTCATACACa GACAGGATCTTGTTCAGGAACAGACAGACTGATGACATAAAGGTGGTCAAGTACACCAGCTGCTCCAGCATCAAGACCTCAGACCATCGGCCTGTCATCGGCGTCTTCCAGGTCAAACTGAGGCCAGGCAGAGACAA TATTCCCCTTGGGGCAGGACAGTTCGACCGAGGCCTGTACTTGGAGGGCATCAGGAGAAGGATCACCAGAGAGCTGAAGAGGAGGGAAGCCATGAAGAGCCAAAGTAGCAGCACCATCTGCACCATCTCATAG
- the inpp5e gene encoding phosphatidylinositol polyphosphate 5-phosphatase type IV isoform X1: MTENGEDIGLHQHYKTPDKGDSVTDSRPLKTSLVDVKPSKEHNDVPALTARNTEGEISPYQPRPPSLPRQSSKSGSVVEPVRNRRLRNSQESLSDPTETGSSTDSLKGDQTLPGLGGFAVNSTAPIRHQDSSVRSYSAVTTGSPVFRERGSSLSEYERRPHSQQSDPTDQRVRSAKVRLSPVHPMGPLPALEKSFVSATLRAANRIDRDCLDYATLAKENLGERLHRNLSDSRLLENMGSDSASVNSMRSNYSVLSPIRPQDVRNRSFLEGSVLGSGALLGAEELDRYFPDRRVGIYIITWNMQGERGLPANLDDLLLPTDSEFAQDFYIIGVQEGCPDRREWETRLQETLGPYYVMLYAASHGVLYLTVFVRRDLIWFCSEVEHATVTTRIISQIKTKGAVGIAFTFFGTSFLFITSHFTSGDAKVYERILDYNKIVEALALPKGLPDTNPYRSTPSDVTTRFDQVFWFGDFNFRLNKDRTGVETLMNIAGDGNMGPLLEHDQLCREMKDGSIFKGFLEAPIHFLPTYKFDIGCDIYDTTSKQRTPSYTDRILFRNRQTDDIKVVKYTSCSSIKTSDHRPVIGVFQVKLRPGRDNIPLGAGQFDRGLYLEGIRRRITRELKRREAMKSQSSSTICTIS, encoded by the exons ATGACTGAGAATGGAGAGGACATTGGCCTCCATCAGCACTACAAAACTCCTGACAAAGGAGACTCTGTCACTGACAGCAGGCCACTCAAGACCTCCTTAGTAGATGTCAAACCCTCCAAGGAACACAATGATGTCCCTGCACTCACAGCTagaaacacagagggagagatcAGTCCATACCAACCTCGGCCACCCTCTTTACCCAGGCAGTCCAGCAAAAGTGGCTCAGTTGTGGAGCCAGTGAGAAACAGGAGGCTGAGAAACAGCCAAGAGAGTCTGAGTGACCCAACTGAGACAGGCTCCTCCACAGACTCACTTAAAGGGGACCAAACACTTCCAGGGCTGGGGGGGTTTGCTGTGAATAGTACTGCACCTATCAGGCACCAGGACTCCAGTGTGAGGTCCTACTCTGCTGTTACCACAGGATCCCCAGTCTTCcgggagagagggagcagccTCTCAGAGTATGAAAGGAGGCCTCACAGTCAGCAGAGCGACCCCACAGACCAACGGGTGCGGTCCGCCAAGGTGCGTCTGTCTCCGGTTCATCCCATGGGGCCACTGCCTGCTCTAGAGAAGAGTTTTGTGTCAGCCACTTTGAGGGCAGCTAATAGGATTGACAGGGATTGTTTGGATTATGCGACACTAGCCAAAGAGAACCTTGGGGAGAGACTCCACAGGAACCTGAGCGACAGCAGGCTTCTGGAGAACATGGGGTCGGATAGCGCCTCTGTCAACTCCATGAGGTCCAACTACAGCGTGCTCAGCCCCATCAGACCTCAGGATGTGAGGAACAG GAGTTTTCTGGAGGGCAGTGTACTGGGAAGCGGTGCCCTGCTCGGGGCTGAGGAGCTGGACCGCTATTTCCCTGACCGGAGAGTGGGCATCTACATCATCACATGGAACATGCAGGGAGAGAGG GGGCTGCCGGCCAACTTGGATGATCTCCTCCTTCCAACAGACTCTGAGTTTGCACAGGACTTTTATATCATTGGGGTCCAGGAGGGCTGTCCTGACAG GAGGGAGTGGGAGACCCGTCTTCAGGAGACTCTGGGACCTTATTATGTCATGCTGTATGCAGCATCACATGGTGTTTTGTATCTCACTGTATTTGTCAGAAGAGACCTCATCTGGTTCTGCTCAG AAGTGGAACATGCCACAGTCACAACCAGGATCATTTCGCAGATCAAGACCAAAGGGGCTGTGGGAATTGCCTTTACCTTTTTTGGCAcatccttcctcttcatcacatCCCATTTTACCT CTGGAGACGCCAAAGTTTATGAGAGAATACTTGATTACAACAAGATCGTTGAGGCTCTTGCTCTTCCTAAAGGCCTCCCAGACACAAACCCTTACCGCTCCACACCAT CTGACGTCACCACAAGATTCGACCAGGTCTTCTGGTTTGGAGACTTTAACTTCCGGCTGAATAAGGACCGGACTGGTGTAGAGACGCTCATGAACATCGCAGGAGACGGCAATATGGGCCCGCTGTTGGAGCACGACCAGCTCTGCAGAGAGATGAAGGATG GTTCAATCTTCAAAGGCTTTCTGGAGGCACCAATACATTTCCTTCCCACGTACAAATTTGACATCGGCTGCGACATCTACGACACGACTTCTAAACAGAGAACACCTTCATACACa GACAGGATCTTGTTCAGGAACAGACAGACTGATGACATAAAGGTGGTCAAGTACACCAGCTGCTCCAGCATCAAGACCTCAGACCATCGGCCTGTCATCGGCGTCTTCCAGGTCAAACTGAGGCCAGGCAGAGACAA TATTCCCCTTGGGGCAGGACAGTTCGACCGAGGCCTGTACTTGGAGGGCATCAGGAGAAGGATCACCAGAGAGCTGAAGAGGAGGGAAGCCATGAAGAGCCAAAGTAGCAGCACCATCTGCACCATCTCATAG
- the LOC115048615 gene encoding gamma-crystallin M2-like isoform X1: MNSKIIFYEDRNFQGRSYECMSDCPDMSSYLSRCHSCRVERGCFMVYDRTNYMGNQYFLRRGEYSDYMSMMGMSDCIRSCRMIPMYRGSYRMRIYERENFGGQMYELMDDCDNIMDRYRMNNCMSCNVMDGHWLMYEQPHFRGRMMYMRPGEYRNFMNMGMSGMSGMRFMSMRRITDSCY; encoded by the exons ATGAACAGCAAA ATCATCTTCTACGAGGACAGGAACTTCCAGGGTCGTTCCTACGAGTGCATGAGCGACTGCCCCGACATGTCCTCCTACCTGAGCAGGTGCCACTCCTGCCGGGTGGAGAGAGGCTGCTTCATGGTCTACGACCGCACCAACTACATGGGCAACCAGTACTTCCTGAGGAGGGGCGAGTACTCCGACTACATGAGCATGATGGGAATGAGCGACTGCATCAGGTCCTGCCGTATGATCCCCATG TACAGGGGCTCCTACAGGATGAGGATCTACGAGAGGGAGAACTTCGGAGGCCAGATGTACGAGCTGATGGACGACTGCGACAACATCATGGACCGCTACCGCATGAACAACTGCATGTCCTGCAACGTGATGGACGGACACTGGCTGATGTACGAGCAGCCCCACTTCAGAGGCAGGATGATGTACATGAGGCCCGGAGAGTACAGGAACTTCATGAACATGGGCATGAGCGGCATGAGCGGCATGAGGTTCATGAGCATGAGGCGCATCACTGACTCCTGCTATTAG